DNA sequence from the Oryza brachyantha chromosome 5, ObraRS2, whole genome shotgun sequence genome:
TAAAtagtgcatttttttaaaaaaaatagtttgtataTAGATGCTCATCATCTTAACTTtgtaaaatagaattttaactttatagcagtaattttatcatttacaccattaaatagctatcacaaaataataatgttttatttttttatcttcagctgaaaaaaatacaacccTTATATCTCACTCACAGAacataagaacacatataagtAGGGTATTATGACCCTTGCGCCTAAACGTGTATGACCACATTGCCTTTGCATCCTCTCCGATTTCCGCGATGCCATACGTTGAATACTCGAGCGCTCCCTGGCCGAATCAAATGGGGTTCCCACAATCCCCCGCTTAAGTAGTTCACCCTGCGACACAGGTTGAATTTGATGACCTTTCTTAAAGTGTTTCTTGATTTATGCAATGCCATACATGTTCTGAGTTTTTCAGAAGTATGATTAAATTTAGCCCAAATTTGTTCACGTTTAAATCCTGCAATGTGGctacatgtatgtatgcatgtaatGTGGTTAGGCATATTGATGgtgaagaatttaaaataaatcaaattgagAGAAAAGAGATGTGCTAGTTAATATATGCTTCTAGACACAATTTTAATTACCATACAGAGAGAAGACAGTTATGTCATGTAATTTGGAACAGAAGAGATTGTGCTAAgagtaagttcaatagtatagccagctATTAGCTCCAAatcatttatagtcaatctaataaccaattcatacaatattaCCTATGAAGCATATACTACACTATTAATATTTCGTcctacctgtcatacacacattgtgtttTAGAGTCCATGTTGTAGCTatctataaatctgtagctcgctgctattctctcttttttcttgtctccttaaaatatatttataactgatttatagtctgctattgtacatgcTATAATACTATAATAGTTCCCATattaaggccgtgttcggcagcctggcatgaaaaacgtactaatagattaatacatgattaattaattattaattattaaaaaaatagaaaatagattaatatgattttttaaaacaactttcttgtagaaaatttttataaaaaatacaccgtttagcagttcgaaaaacatgcgcgtgaaaaacaagGATgacttagttaacttatacttATAGGAAGGGCCAAACGCGGCCTCTAAGTCCTCAAATTAAGTCAATTCTAGGAGCCTACAACTATGCAGTAGTAATTGATCACCATTATTAATGACCTTGTTGAGCCATCGCATTGGCTGCCAAATTACGGCTGCTCGCTTAACCGCAACTAACCAAATccgatccatccatctctcTCAACGCTGCCGACCCAAGATATCTTGCTTGGGATTTGGGAATTAAAATCAGGGCCTACTCCTCATGTTTATGCTCACATCCACACACACAGTTGCAAACACGCTCATCCTCCGATTTCCTGTCGGTTGTGCAGGGTCGATCACGCGTCTACAGGAGGTGAGCTTTTGGTACACCGGATGGGTATACAGATTCGGTGATATTGCCTGTGATATTCTTAATGTCATCGAGTCAATGTACGAGATCCACATGTGCCTGGACTCACGTGGGCTTCCGTACATCAGTGACTCAATGTCACCGAGAACGTCACGATGCAATCTCGCCGAATCCATGTCCTAATCTTTTTACTATTGCTTATACTAATAATCTATtggttgaatttttaactttaaatttaaagtaaatcttaagatatttttatcatactttattttccaacattgatttttagattattgagAACATATgtatactacatccgtttcataatgcaagatgtttgacttttttataacgttgatcattcgtcttattcaaaaatttagtacaaatataaaaaaaataacaagtcgtgcttaaagttattttgataataaagtaagtcacaagaaaaatgatattttcataattttttaaataagacaaatgatcaaacattaaaagaaaaaaatcaaacattataaaacagaaggagtataatttttgttgataaattattttatttataaatacgttgTTTGCTTTTCTATGAGATAAGCCAAACCATCACCGCTGTTTGTTACCCGTGTACGGAAGGGAGGGTTAATGGCAGGTAAACATCGCGTGAGTGAGAGTACACATGGACGTTAACAGAGCAATTTTAGGGGGTCTTCCGATACttcctgcttttttttttctccgtcACGTCGAATATTTGATACTAATTATAATTAGTAGTATTAagtatagactattaataaaacacacctCATACTCAGGATTATTTcacaagacgaatctattaagcctaattaattcataattagcgaatatgaagttatagtaaacatttactaattatagattaattaggtttaaaaattttgtctaatgaaatactctttatttatgcaattagttttattatcagtctatatttaatacttctaactaacatttaaatatctGACGGAAgaagaaacttaaaaaaattgtctagaTCGTGCAATGTTCCCTCGGTTCGTGAAGGGCCGGCCGTTGCTTTTCTGACTCTCGTGAATGCACACTTCTCTGTTCTGACCGTCCTCTCTGCTGTGTCGTATTTTGATTTCGCAGTATGCACTCAGGGCGAGCTGGGAATTTTCTTTAATACAGTAAAAAGTTTGaacagttttatttttatttctcgtAACAGGATCTTCCTATAGAACTCACATCCatggtaaaatataaacattcctagtatttaaattttacactaaaatataattatttctaatacAATTTATAGTACTATTTGTCGTATCAATTACTTCGTATGCCCACTTAGGCTATCTCCTCCATATCATCTAGTTTCCATAGCATTAAATACATTACCACGTAAACAAAAATCTTACGTAGCAAGGGAGTTAatgaggagaggaaaaaagatgaagaaaccattttttatgtaagaaatcatCTCTACATAagaaccaaaaacaaaaacaagatgATAGGTGGATAGGTGGATAAAAGGAGAATAAAGAGATGATTGGATggaaatttaatttgaagatACCATCTATTGAATACACAATTTCTACACATAGTGTTTATATGATATAATAAGTATGGAAACTACTCGATAGTTTCAGGTTAGGATGATCTTACCGTCCAACCCCCAcatatttcttatttgttAAGATATATCatagttttcttttctctaccTTAATACTGCtcaacaaactaaaaatattataggaGACATGGGTACTATATGGGACCGAGCTACCACGCACGTTATTTGGTGACATACCAAATAAACCGGCGTGACATATTTACACGGTGTAGTTTGGCCAAAAGGTATCTACAtggagtttaaattttgcaacggtttagtttcaaaactataaacaaaaaaaggttTGAAAATAAGGAAAATCGTGAGCTGATCATTTTTGACGATATTTGTTCAATATGGAATTAGTTAGGTTTTCTTTGGAACTGAGGGTTATTTTTAGGAATTTcgtgaaataaattttacagaaaTGTAAGTAAAATTCTTGTATTACATACTCCAAACGCGCTGAGAGAACACACATTTCTTCAACATTTTTTTGGGAAACATGATAGCTAATATTAAACCAGggaaaccaaaattttgttataacAGCTTATAGATATTTTGTTCTCACTAGATGATGAAGttacaaaatatgtttatCAATACAAAATTGTCTAAAACAAAGTTTACCATTAGAGAGTTTTATGGTTCTTGAGAGTTATTAAAAGGTCccaatttttatagttttattacACTAAAAATAGTGATATTGTTTGACCTCAGGAATAGTAAAAATCGCTAAAAATCAACCAAGGTCAGAGTTAAACTGTGAAACTGCAGACTTATCAAACCAGGTAGAGATTGGATCCCCTTATGCttgttttacatataaatttacgAAATCTAATTCAAAATGTAGTATTAAGGATGAACTGTTTTGAATGTTCTCTCTTAAATAATTTACGGTTTAGAAATTTTAAGTTGACTTTTACATTTCGATGGAAGTTTAGCTTTGTGAAATATACTTTTCCTTTAGGTAGACACAATATAATCCTCGAAAAAGCTCAACAggaacggtaaaaaaaaatccttgatGAAATATTACTGGACACCAAGGAAgatgagcatatatatatactgatagCAGAAAAGAATGTCACAGATACGGTAATAAAAATGGCGTAGATacataagaaataaataattacaCTAGCTAGCCGTGGCACATCCggaaaagaaacaacatgAAAGGAAATAATTAAGAGAAGaggaattataaaaaaaagaagcaagcaGGAAAGATAGCTCGTCACTTTATTCCAGAAACGGTACAGTGTGGCGATTCGCTACCGCTCCGGCCTCCGGCGAGATAATGACATCAGTGGCTCCGGGCAGCAAGTAAGATGCTCAGTCTCCGGCGATCGCCGTCACTGGTCGGTCGCCGGCGGAATGTGCGGCGGCTTGTGCTTCTTTGGAGGTGGCTCCGGTTTTGGCTCGGGCTTAGGCTCTGGCTTTGGTTCAGGTTTTGGCTCTGGATATGGTTTTGGCTCAGGTTTAGGTTCAGGCTTTGGTTCAGGTTTGGGCTCTGGCTTAGGTTCTGGGTATGGTTTGGGTTCCGGCTTCGGTTCTGGGTGTGGCCTAGGCTCCGGCTTAGGCTCTGGTTTTGGTTCTGGCTTAGGCTCAGGCTTAGGCTTTGGTTCAGGGTGTGGCATAGGCTCTGGCTCTGGTTTTGGTTCTGGCTTGGGCTCTGGTTTTGGTTCTGGGTATGGCTTAGGCTCTGGTTTTGGTTCAGGCTTCGGCTCAGGCTTAGGTTCTGGGTGTGGTTTAGGCTCAGGCTTGGGCTCTGGTTTCGGTTCTGGCTTAGGTTCTGGGTGTGGTTTAGGCTCCGGCTTTGGCTCTGGTTTCGGTTCTGGCTTTGGCTCCGGCTTCGGTTCGGGGTATGGCTTGGGCTCTGGCTTTGGTTCTGGTTTCGGTTCTGGCTTCGGCTCAGGGTGTGGCTTAGGCTCTGGCTTGGGCTCGGGTTTTGGCTCAGGTTTTGGTTCAGGGTGTGGCTTAGGCTCTGGCTTGGGTTCAGGTTTTGGCTCAGGCTTTGGTTCAGGTTTAGGCTCCGGCTTGGGCTCAGGTTTTGGCTCAGGCTTTGGTTCTGGTTCAGGTTTAGGCTGAGGCTTGGGCTCAGGTTTTGGTTCTGGGTATGGCTTGGGCTCTGGGTATGGCTCGGGTTTAGGCTCCGGCTCTGGTCTGGGCTCAGGTTTAGGCTTGTGCTCCGGACGTGGTTTCGGCTTGGCATCGGGCTCCGGCGGCTTCTCGTACGCAGCGCGCCCACGCTTGCCCACGAAccggccgccatggccgagcccgcgcccagccgccgccgcctcctcatcGCCGACGAAGGcgctcgccaccgccagcGCCCCAAGCAggagcacggcgacggcgaggcaagcagaccgccgcctcgccatgGCTGGCTACTACACCTCGCTCActgtctccctctcctcttcccTTATCTTTCTTCTCCCTCGCTCTGCAGAACactgaaactgaaactgaaCTGTGTGCTTCTCCGAGCGATGTGCCAATGGACGGAAGGCTGGCTGCGATTTATAGCCGGGCGAAAGCCGAGCGAAGCGTGGTCACGTGTCGCCATGGCCCCCCCAGCTTCGTGGTCTCTAGCTGCTTGCCAGCTCTCACCTCACCCAGTATCCTGCCTGCTTCCTCTCTCAAATCTGCTGCTCCTTTTACTTTTACTAGCTGTAGACCATACTTTTCGCTAATTAATCAACACCTGTGCTCATTAATCAACTGATGACATATTATGTCAATACGACTTAGGTAGGTAGTTGAAGCCTCCTTCGAGATCACTGTAACTGGCAGCATTTTTAATCACACGAGGTGAAACTGAAATTGTTACTGTGTTACAGGAATCATAACAGCGGGGGAGCCCGCGAGGCAAACACGGGAGTAAGTGACTGCTCCCTCCGTCAGAAAATAATTaacctaaaaattaatatgatttattttggcaTAGCGAATATGGACATGTGGTTGTCTAGATTCGTGGAGTGAACGTGGGGGCAGAGGGAGCAGCTTAGCCGGGTTTAGCTGCAgcagaagctagctagcatgcaGCAGAAGAGAGATGGACAGATCAATGGCGGGGGCAACAACGACGACTGGACAGCCCGGTGGGGTCGCCGGAGGGAGACATCATTATTCAGAGCAAATTAAACGTCGGTGAAAGCGTCCGGCCGGGCGCCGGTcacgctctcgccgccgtacgtccgtcgtcgtcatcctcgaTCGGCTCGCCATAGATCGATTACCCGCGTTTCACGTTGCATTCGATCcatcgtcgacgacggcgtcgctcTCTCGACGATCTCTCCGTATATACGCTGGGTAGCTAAGAGCACGTCAATAGTAAGCCAGCTATAATTATATTCTTAGAAGATAAatgagaagagaggagagcagcTGGCTAGTCAGCTGTACCATAAACTTCAAGATACATATGTATGAATGATAGGTGAGACTGGatactaatatataatatatatatatttataattattctataaattagctattaagtTGATAATTTGAAGTTAGAAGTTGTCTATACTATTGAAATTGCTCtaataagctagctagctaccagcTGCTAGTGCTGCTGCGTGTTCAGACGATCGATCGTGTAATAATGTTGCTGCCGTGCCGTGATGGATGCTGCTTCAACGAAGTTGACGAAATTGCCACGGGTTATTTTGGAAACTTGAAGGCCAATTAAATTTGTGGTAGATTGGGTAAGACAAATCGCTATCGACCTGCGAGGTCGAGTAAAAAGGTTTTGCTGATCTTTCAATTCTTTGACATACTCGGCTAGCTATCTGCGACGATAAATCAAATGATTCAAGACTTCAAAGACCCTTCAAGCTGAAAATGTTTCTAGAAATAAGTCACTAgtcttaaaagatttattgtTTTGCTCAAATCAAGTATGCCTGAAACAgtcgattaaaaaataatatatttgtaaaacttatatatatatatatatataacaatctaaaataaaaaactaaaaaataaactacgatgaaaatctcaaaatcaatctaaaatttaatttttttttattttaatttataaacataaacatacacGATAAGGCCTAGTCTGGCTCTTGTGTTGTATAATTTTGTGGCCTGGCCGAACTGATTCTGGAATATGAATATTGGGATTGCTATTCCTTAtgcgattaattttttttgggaaataTCTCAGTCAATATTATGAACCCTTTGTACTGCGTCTCTGAGAATTTCTATCTTTCTCCATGATTTTAGATTGAACAGTCAAGAAAAGTGACTGGGAGATTGGTTATTCTCAGTCACATTACACACAGTCATGAGAACACGTACACATACACGGGCATATCCAACTGACAGAAAGTGCATTCACGGGTGTCAAATAAAACCAATGACTTTTTGCCAATCTTCATATAAAGGCTGATTAAAGCTAACAAGATTCTTTCATAATCAAACATTGACAcggtttaattaattgattagtgaCACCAAAgacacttttttttatccgCTCTCCACATACATGCAAGCACCGACACATCTCCATGAATATGGATCATATTACTCCATCCCTGCCTAAAATGAGgtggtaaaaatatttcagtTGACCGCTgtgaaatacaaatttaagtttagtCCTTGGAGcatttaacaaaaatatgtaatacTGTAAAATCAAGGTTGAAATATTTCATTCTCATGCAAGAAACATtgaattttaacatataaaatagttttaaaagaTATACTGAAACAAAGCATCCAATTTTAACTATTGAaaggaatatatttttttccattaaaaatataatcatctaaaataatttttgaatgttTAATTACAATGAATATAATGTTTAATAAGATTAGATAATAGACAATTTAGCAGTAAGAAAATCATTTGGAGCTCACATGTTTGGAGACTTTCTCCTTGGAACATCTATTTTTCTCCTTGGAACATAGTTTTGTTAAAATGGATTTTTCAATTAAACTAAAAACACGCTTCCAAAAGTTACCCAAACCTACTCCCAATACCGACACATGCCCAACCCTATACCCCTCGTGACCAAGATTTGTGGTGATAGGTGGCATCCCCAATCTCTGCCTCCACGACCACCGACGATGACCAGCATATACGTTGTCCATCCACTTCTTCCTTCTCGCAGAAGAATTAGTGCCACGCCTATCCTACACCCATGGCGATTGCGTCGACATTGGTGATGGCGTTAGCACATGAGCTCAACCGGGGAGCAGGGACGAAGCTAGAGCGAAATAGAGGGAGGGGTGTTactgatttatttttcagtgctACGGgtacttaaatttggattgaagaaatgaatatatggtgaaaattgataaactttagctaaatatttttctgaGCAGAGTTCCCAAGAACCTCCTTCATACATGCAGCTTCACCCCTACCGAGGAGCGGTACCTACGGTTTCTCTGGTGGCGGCATCATGCATCCGGTGACCCGGATGCTTGCAAGAAGCCGCTCTCCCACTGATATGTTCGACAGGTGGAGTGTGGCACCGGGTGAGCGCGTCGTCAGTTGGATCCGTGCATGGTGCCCCTACTGGACTATGGCCACGCTCGTGAGAGGtgtggataagttaacttatctggcacggaaaacgtagtaatagattagaacatgattaattaattattaattttttaaaaaatataaaatagattaatatgactttctaaaacaactttcctatagaaattttttataaaaagtacaccgttcagtagttcgggaagcgtgcacgtaGAAAATGaaggaggtaagttaacttacctggggctccgaacgcggcctatggGGAGTTAGGGGGTGCTCGAGGATGTGGCATATTTCATAGTTTTTGGGAACGAAATATAGGAGAATTGACAATTGGGTGAATTTTGGGCCCGAATCTATGATTTTTGGAAGTACAGTATTTAGGCACCGCTAGAGATGCTCTTATTATGATAACGCATGCACcacaaaaacttcaccacagaGTGAGAGAATTACCGAGAGATAAACTCACTGCAACAAATAGAACACCTAGAGAGACAATTAGAGAGAGACTACTTCACAGGCCGTGTCTTTAAAGCTCCGTTTGGAATATATTAAGATTCAAAGAAACAACCGATGAGAAGCCATGTAAAAAATGAATCTTACAGCCTCCAATTTCCAGTTTATTTCCTATATTTTACAATtgcatattattaaattataagtaatgTTTGAGAGAGCTTTTAACTTCTGAAGATTATTTGACAAGTTGCATCCATCAGAAGCTCTTCCAAATAGGGCCAAGCCTAGCTCCCACCGTACCTCGAAgtagaaacatctaaaatttgtgtagttttttGTTAGTAATAATCAATATACTATTTATCCTATGTATGCAATTTACTATTCATCCTATATTTGCATACATAGGGATAGTTATATCATATCACGGTTGCAAACCACAGTGTTACTCTCTCCGGAATTTAAGAAATGACATCGTTGACATTttagatatatgtttgatcatttattttattcaaaaattatctaattataatttatttgttgtgaCTTAATTACTATTAaagatattttatgaataacttataattttatatatctagacacatttttaagt
Encoded proteins:
- the LOC102706386 gene encoding protein TsetseEP-like, whose product is MARRRSACLAVAVLLLGALAVASAFVGDEEAAAAGRGLGHGGRFVGKRGRAAYEKPPEPDAKPKPRPEHKPKPEPRPEPEPKPEPYPEPKPYPEPKPEPKPQPKPEPEPKPEPKPEPKPEPKPEPKPEPKPEPKPEPKPHPEPKPEPKPEPKPEPKPHPEPKPEPKPEPKPEPKPYPEPKPEPKPEPKPEPKPEPKPHPEPKPEPKPEPKPEPKPHPEPKPEPKPEPKPEPKPYPEPKPEPKPEPKPEPEPMPHPEPKPKPEPKPEPKPEPKPEPRPHPEPKPEPKPYPEPKPEPKPEPKPEPKPEPKPYPEPKPEPKPEPKPEPKPEPPPKKHKPPHIPPATDQ